The proteins below come from a single Streptomyces sp. B3I8 genomic window:
- a CDS encoding NAD(P)-dependent oxidoreductase yields the protein MRVLLIGANGYLGRFVADRLLADPAVQLTALGRGDDADVRFDLATGSPGALTRFLDAVHPGVVINCAGATRGGARDLTRHNTVAVATVCEALRRSGCGARLVQIGCGAEYGPSQPGSSTAEDSVPRPGGPYGVSKLAATELVLGSGLDAVVLRVFSPAGPGTPAGSPLGRLAEAMRRAMQSGDGELKLAGLGIQRDFIDIRDVARAVHAASLSAAQGVINIGSGRAVRLRDAAAVLARVAGFGGTLHEIDTAPGPVRAFIGHPRGESDHAAPATLPYPDGCGSWQQADVRTARDRLGWRPRINLEESLADIWMEAACRI from the coding sequence ATGAGGGTCCTGCTGATCGGAGCCAACGGATACCTCGGCCGCTTCGTCGCCGACCGTCTGCTCGCCGACCCCGCCGTGCAGCTCACCGCGCTCGGCCGCGGCGACGACGCCGACGTACGGTTCGACCTCGCCACCGGCAGCCCCGGCGCACTCACCCGGTTCCTGGATGCCGTCCACCCCGGAGTCGTCATCAACTGCGCCGGCGCCACCCGCGGCGGCGCCCGGGACCTCACCCGCCACAACACCGTCGCCGTCGCCACCGTCTGCGAGGCCCTGCGCCGCAGCGGCTGCGGCGCCCGGCTCGTACAGATCGGCTGCGGTGCCGAGTACGGTCCGAGCCAGCCCGGCTCCTCCACCGCCGAGGACTCGGTGCCCCGTCCCGGTGGCCCGTACGGCGTCAGCAAACTCGCCGCCACCGAACTCGTGCTCGGCTCCGGGCTCGACGCCGTCGTTCTGCGCGTCTTCTCCCCGGCCGGACCGGGCACCCCCGCCGGGTCACCGCTCGGCCGGCTCGCCGAGGCCATGCGCCGCGCCATGCAGTCCGGCGACGGCGAACTCAAACTCGCCGGGCTCGGCATCCAACGCGACTTCATCGACATCCGCGACGTGGCCCGCGCCGTCCACGCGGCCTCCCTCTCTGCCGCCCAGGGAGTGATCAACATCGGTTCCGGCCGTGCCGTCCGGCTGCGTGACGCTGCCGCCGTCCTCGCCCGCGTGGCCGGCTTCGGCGGCACACTGCACGAGATCGACACCGCACCCGGCCCCGTTCGTGCCTTCATCGGCCACCCCCGCGGCGAGTCGGACCACGCCGCCCCGGCAACCCTGCCGTACCCGGACGGCTGCGGCAGTTGGCAGCAGGCCGATGTGCGCACCGCCCGCGACCGGCTCGGCTGGCGCCCCCGCATCAACCTCGAGGAGTCCCTCGCCGACATCTGGATGGAGGCGGCGTGCCGTATCTGA
- a CDS encoding alpha/beta hydrolase, which produces MARYARWAALGTAAALLVGGCSADSSGAGQEDPGDTRSGDSSSSGLPASLTGQKPDWGRCKATSDSPAPGDEWQCATIKAPLDYAKPDGGTVNLALIRSRATGDKGKHLGSLLFNFGGPGGSGVSTLPWYASRVDQLHERYDLVSWDPRGTGASEGVRCRDDKDIQAAEKVDATPDDAAEEKAFLADATDFGKDCEKSTGSLLSHVSTTDTARDMDLMRQVLGDDSMHYFGISYGTELGGVYAHLFAKNVGRVVLDAVVDPTADTFGHALNQAQGFQRALDDYLKSTGQDPRKGTRKIADLLDRLDSKPLSTSSGRELTETLALTGIVLPLYSKDSWPGLTSALESAEGGDGSALLALADGYNERDASGHYGTSSHAQRAISCLDDRQRPTLAETRKRLARFEKISPVFGDYLGWDAAGWCHDWPVAGQFDTPEVSAPGADPILLVGNTGDPATPYEGARRMADELGKGVGVELTWKGEGHGAYGSGSDCVDATVDSYLLSGTVPKDGKVCS; this is translated from the coding sequence ATGGCGCGTTACGCACGGTGGGCGGCTCTGGGGACCGCCGCCGCACTGCTGGTGGGGGGCTGCAGCGCGGATTCGTCGGGCGCCGGCCAGGAAGATCCGGGGGACACGCGGTCCGGCGACTCGTCGTCCTCAGGGCTACCCGCCTCGTTGACCGGGCAGAAGCCGGACTGGGGCCGCTGCAAGGCAACCTCCGACTCCCCCGCACCGGGCGACGAATGGCAGTGCGCGACGATCAAGGCGCCACTGGACTACGCGAAACCGGACGGCGGGACGGTGAACCTCGCGCTGATCCGCTCGCGGGCCACCGGCGACAAGGGCAAGCACCTCGGCTCACTGCTGTTCAACTTCGGCGGGCCCGGCGGCTCCGGGGTGTCCACGCTGCCGTGGTACGCAAGCAGGGTCGACCAGCTCCACGAACGCTATGACCTGGTCAGTTGGGATCCACGCGGCACGGGCGCCAGCGAGGGCGTCCGCTGCCGCGACGACAAGGACATCCAGGCGGCCGAGAAGGTCGACGCCACCCCGGACGACGCGGCCGAGGAGAAGGCGTTCCTCGCGGACGCGACCGACTTCGGCAAGGATTGCGAGAAGTCCACCGGTTCTCTGCTGTCCCACGTGTCCACCACCGACACCGCGCGCGACATGGACCTGATGCGCCAGGTGCTCGGCGACGACTCGATGCACTACTTCGGCATCTCGTACGGCACCGAGCTGGGCGGGGTGTACGCACACCTCTTCGCCAAGAACGTGGGACGCGTGGTGCTGGACGCGGTCGTGGACCCGACCGCGGACACCTTCGGACACGCGCTCAACCAGGCACAGGGCTTCCAGCGCGCGTTGGACGACTACCTGAAGTCGACCGGGCAGGACCCGCGGAAGGGGACGCGGAAGATCGCCGACCTGCTGGACCGGCTCGACTCGAAGCCTCTGTCCACCTCGTCCGGCCGTGAACTGACCGAGACGCTCGCACTGACCGGCATCGTGCTCCCTCTGTACAGCAAGGACAGTTGGCCGGGGCTCACCTCCGCCCTGGAGTCCGCCGAGGGCGGCGACGGGTCGGCGCTTCTGGCCCTGGCCGACGGCTACAACGAGCGGGACGCCTCGGGGCACTACGGCACGTCGAGCCACGCACAACGGGCCATATCGTGTCTGGACGACAGGCAGCGGCCCACGCTCGCCGAGACGAGGAAGCGGCTCGCCCGGTTCGAGAAGATCTCACCCGTGTTCGGCGACTACCTGGGGTGGGACGCGGCCGGCTGGTGCCACGACTGGCCGGTGGCCGGCCAGTTCGACACCCCGGAGGTCAGCGCGCCGGGAGCCGACCCGATCCTGCTGGTGGGCAATACCGGGGACCCTGCCACTCCCTACGAGGGCGCCCGGCGGATGGCGGACGAGCTGGGCAAGGGCGTCGGGGTGGAGCTCACCTGGAAGGGCGAGGGCCATGGGGCCTACGGCAGCGGCAGCGACTGCGTGGACGCGACGGTGGACTCCTACCTGCTGAGCGGGACGGTGCCGAAGGACGGCAAGGTCTGTTCCTGA
- the moeZ gene encoding adenylyltransferase/sulfurtransferase MoeZ has protein sequence MSLPPLVEPADELTVDEVRRYSRHLIIPDVGMDGQKRLKNAKVLFVGAGGLGSPGLMYLAAAGVGTLGIVEFDEVDESNLQRQVIHSQADIGRPKAESARDSIKGINPFVNVVLHQERLEADNVMDLFSQYDLIVDGTDNFATRYLVNDACVLLNKPYVWGSIYRFDGQASVFWSEHGPCYRCLYPEPPPPGMVPSCAEGGVLGVLCASIGSIQANEAIKLLAGIGEPLVGRLMIYDALEMQYRQVKVRKDPDCAVCGDNPTVTELIDYEAFCGVVSEEAQAAAADSTITPKQLKEWIDDGENLELIDVREPNEFEIVSIPGARLIPKNEFIMGNALENLPQDKKIVLNCKTGVRSAEVLAILKSAGFSDAVHVGGGVVGWVNQIEPDKPIY, from the coding sequence GTGTCGCTGCCACCCCTGGTCGAGCCGGCCGACGAGCTCACCGTAGACGAGGTTCGCAGGTACTCCCGCCACCTGATCATCCCGGACGTCGGGATGGACGGGCAGAAGCGGTTGAAGAACGCCAAGGTGCTCTTTGTGGGCGCCGGTGGCCTGGGTTCGCCGGGACTGATGTACCTGGCGGCCGCGGGCGTGGGCACGCTCGGCATCGTGGAGTTCGACGAGGTCGACGAGTCGAACCTGCAGCGTCAGGTCATCCACAGCCAGGCCGACATCGGCCGCCCCAAGGCCGAGTCCGCCCGGGACAGCATCAAGGGCATCAACCCGTTCGTGAACGTGGTCCTGCATCAGGAGCGGCTCGAGGCCGACAACGTGATGGACCTGTTCAGCCAGTACGACCTGATCGTCGACGGCACGGACAACTTCGCGACCCGCTACCTGGTCAACGACGCCTGTGTGCTGCTGAACAAGCCGTACGTGTGGGGCTCGATCTACCGGTTCGACGGGCAGGCCTCGGTCTTCTGGTCCGAGCACGGCCCCTGCTACCGCTGCCTCTACCCGGAGCCGCCGCCCCCCGGCATGGTCCCTTCCTGCGCCGAGGGCGGCGTCCTGGGCGTGCTCTGCGCGTCCATCGGCTCCATCCAGGCCAACGAGGCCATCAAGCTCCTCGCGGGCATCGGTGAGCCGCTGGTCGGGCGTCTGATGATCTACGACGCCCTGGAGATGCAGTACCGCCAGGTCAAGGTCCGCAAGGACCCCGACTGCGCGGTCTGCGGCGACAACCCCACCGTCACCGAGCTCATCGACTACGAGGCCTTCTGCGGCGTCGTGTCCGAGGAGGCCCAGGCGGCGGCCGCCGACTCCACGATCACTCCGAAGCAGCTCAAGGAGTGGATCGACGACGGCGAGAATCTCGAACTCATCGACGTGCGCGAGCCGAACGAGTTCGAGATCGTCTCCATCCCGGGCGCCCGGCTGATCCCCAAGAACGAGTTCATCATGGGCAACGCCCTGGAGAACCTGCCGCAGGACAAGAAGATCGTCTTGAACTGCAAGACGGGTGTCCGCAGTGCGGAAGTCCTCGCGATCCTGAAGTCGGCCGGCTTCTCCGACGCCGTGCATGTCGGCGGCGGGGTCGTGGGCTGGGTCAACCAGATCGAGCCCGACAAGCCGATCTACTAG
- a CDS encoding MGMT family protein yields the protein MSEESRPADAVPEHPEYAERVLGVAELIPPGRVMTYGDVAEWLEEGGPRQVGRVMALYGGAVPWWRVVRADGVLLPGHESRALGHYREEGTPLKEAGRSAAGHIPRLDMARARWDGAEQAPRRD from the coding sequence ATGAGCGAGGAGAGCCGTCCGGCGGATGCGGTGCCGGAACACCCGGAGTACGCGGAGCGGGTCCTCGGGGTCGCCGAGCTGATCCCGCCGGGTCGCGTGATGACGTACGGGGACGTCGCCGAGTGGCTCGAGGAGGGCGGGCCGCGGCAGGTGGGCCGGGTGATGGCCCTGTACGGGGGCGCGGTCCCGTGGTGGCGGGTGGTGCGCGCGGACGGCGTGCTGCTGCCGGGGCACGAGTCGAGAGCCCTCGGCCACTACCGGGAGGAGGGCACGCCCCTCAAGGAGGCGGGCCGCTCCGCGGCGGGGCACATACCCCGCCTCGACATGGCACGCGCGCGCTGGGACGGCGCCGAACAAGCCCCGAGGCGGGACTGA
- a CDS encoding lysylphosphatidylglycerol synthase transmembrane domain-containing protein, translated as MRHQGVHPENAEGTSEASSRPDTAAPDEGEDAAEASGGGQDPAEEIYNDEVEGDEPLLPARVHRPSDLMRLGVGLLAVVVLLMVAAFAHGTTSGLEQDINKGTGQAPDLLIKLAGLASSIAILLVPVAFAIERLIKRDGLRIADGVLAAVLAHGVTLATDLWVAQAAPHSVREALTQPSPGDTHALTDPVHGYLAPVIAYMTAVGMSRRPRWRAVLWVVLLLDAFSMLVTGYTTPFSIILTVLIGWSVAYGTLYAVGSPNVRPTGRTLMAGLRTVGFRPLTAAREEFPDSPENSDRGRRYFVTLEDGPPLDVTVVDREQQAQGFFYRAWRRLTLRGITTRSSLQSLRQALEQEALLAYAAIAAGANAPKLIATSELGPDAVMLVYEHTGGRTLDSLDDAQITDELMHDAWQQVRFLQSRRIAHRRLAGDAVLVDRSGTVILTDLRGGEIAAGDLVLRMDIAQLLTTFGLRVGAERAVAAAVGVLGPDVVADCLPMLQPIALTRVTRATLRRLGRERAEREREAVLEAYRQSRPARDEEPEAQPGEDTADRAGSTTVRMDKADRSGSTAVGLDKADRSGKKVVRAEQRAQKRAIDDALEEAREEDLLSQIRHQVLLIRPQAPVEPVRLERVRPRTLISFIAGAIGAYFLLTQLTHIEFDTLFENAQWGWVAAAVGFSALSYVAAAMSLLGFVPERVPFPRTVAAQVAGSFVKIVAPAAVGGVALNTRFLQRAGVRPGLAVASVGASQLFGLGCHILMLLSFGYLTGTEKTPSLSPSRTVIAGLLTVAVLVLVVTSVPFLRKFVATRVRSLFAGVVPRMLDVLQRPQKLMTGIGGMLLLTACFVMCLDASIRAFGDGSTSLSIASVAVVFLAGNALGSAAPTPGGVGAVEATLTVGLIAVGLPKEVAAPAVLLYRLLTLWLPVLPGWLFFNHLTRRGAL; from the coding sequence ATGAGACATCAGGGTGTGCATCCCGAGAACGCGGAGGGCACCTCTGAGGCGTCGTCGCGCCCGGACACCGCCGCGCCGGACGAGGGCGAGGACGCCGCGGAGGCGTCCGGCGGTGGCCAGGACCCGGCCGAGGAGATCTACAACGACGAGGTGGAGGGCGACGAACCGCTCCTCCCCGCGCGCGTGCACCGTCCCTCGGACCTGATGCGGCTGGGGGTGGGGCTTCTCGCGGTCGTCGTGCTGCTGATGGTCGCGGCCTTCGCGCACGGCACCACCTCGGGGCTCGAACAGGACATCAACAAGGGCACCGGACAGGCCCCCGATCTGCTGATCAAGCTCGCCGGACTGGCATCGAGCATCGCGATCCTGCTGGTCCCGGTGGCCTTCGCGATCGAACGGCTGATCAAACGCGACGGACTGCGTATCGCCGACGGCGTACTGGCGGCCGTCCTCGCGCACGGAGTGACGCTCGCCACCGACCTGTGGGTCGCCCAGGCCGCCCCGCACTCCGTCCGGGAGGCGCTCACCCAGCCCTCCCCCGGTGACACGCACGCCCTGACCGACCCGGTGCACGGCTATCTCGCCCCGGTCATCGCCTATATGACGGCGGTCGGCATGTCCCGCAGGCCCCGGTGGCGGGCCGTGCTGTGGGTGGTGCTGCTGCTGGACGCGTTCTCGATGCTCGTCACGGGCTACACGACACCCTTCTCGATCATCCTGACGGTGCTGATCGGCTGGAGTGTCGCCTACGGCACCCTTTACGCGGTCGGCTCCCCCAACGTACGTCCTACCGGCCGGACGCTGATGGCGGGACTGCGCACGGTCGGCTTCCGCCCGCTGACGGCGGCTCGCGAGGAGTTCCCGGACAGCCCGGAGAACAGCGACCGGGGCCGGCGCTACTTCGTCACCCTGGAGGACGGCCCACCGCTGGACGTGACGGTGGTGGACCGGGAGCAGCAGGCGCAGGGGTTCTTCTACCGGGCCTGGCGGCGACTGACGCTGCGCGGCATCACCACCCGGAGCAGTCTGCAGTCGCTGCGCCAGGCACTGGAGCAGGAAGCCCTGCTGGCCTATGCGGCGATCGCGGCCGGAGCCAACGCGCCCAAGCTGATCGCCACCTCCGAGCTGGGCCCCGACGCGGTGATGCTGGTGTACGAGCACACCGGCGGTCGCACCCTGGACTCGCTGGACGACGCGCAGATCACCGACGAACTGATGCACGACGCCTGGCAGCAGGTGCGCTTCCTGCAGTCACGCCGCATCGCGCACCGCAGGCTGGCCGGCGACGCCGTCCTGGTCGACCGTTCGGGCACGGTCATCCTGACCGACCTGCGTGGTGGCGAGATCGCCGCAGGGGACCTGGTGCTGCGGATGGACATCGCCCAGCTGCTGACCACGTTCGGACTGCGGGTGGGCGCCGAGCGCGCGGTCGCCGCGGCCGTGGGGGTCCTCGGGCCCGACGTGGTCGCCGACTGTCTGCCGATGCTCCAGCCGATCGCGCTGACCCGCGTCACGCGCGCGACGCTGCGCAGACTCGGCCGGGAACGGGCGGAACGTGAGCGCGAGGCGGTCCTGGAGGCGTACCGGCAGTCCAGACCCGCCCGGGACGAGGAGCCCGAGGCGCAGCCGGGAGAGGACACGGCCGACCGCGCCGGCAGCACCACCGTGAGGATGGACAAGGCCGACCGGTCCGGGAGCACGGCCGTAGGACTGGACAAGGCCGACCGGTCCGGCAAGAAGGTCGTGCGGGCCGAGCAACGGGCGCAGAAGCGGGCGATCGACGACGCGCTGGAGGAGGCACGCGAGGAGGACCTGCTCAGCCAGATCCGCCACCAGGTGCTGCTGATCCGTCCGCAGGCCCCGGTGGAGCCGGTCCGCCTCGAACGGGTACGCCCCCGCACGCTCATCAGCTTCATCGCCGGCGCCATAGGCGCGTACTTCCTGCTCACCCAGCTCACCCACATCGAGTTCGACACGCTGTTCGAGAACGCGCAGTGGGGCTGGGTCGCCGCGGCGGTGGGCTTCTCGGCGCTCAGCTACGTCGCCGCGGCCATGAGTCTGCTGGGCTTCGTGCCGGAGCGGGTGCCCTTCCCGCGGACCGTGGCCGCGCAGGTGGCGGGCTCCTTCGTCAAGATCGTCGCCCCGGCCGCGGTCGGCGGGGTCGCCCTGAACACGCGGTTCCTGCAGCGGGCCGGCGTACGGCCGGGGCTGGCGGTGGCCAGTGTGGGCGCCTCACAGCTTTTCGGGCTGGGTTGCCACATCCTGATGCTGCTGTCGTTCGGATACCTCACCGGCACCGAGAAGACGCCGTCCCTCTCGCCCTCCCGGACCGTCATCGCGGGCCTGCTGACGGTCGCGGTACTGGTGCTGGTGGTCACGTCGGTGCCGTTCCTGCGGAAGTTCGTGGCAACCCGGGTGCGGTCGCTGTTCGCGGGCGTGGTGCCACGCATGCTGGACGTGCTCCAGCGGCCGCAGAAGCTGATGACCGGCATCGGGGGCATGCTGCTGCTGACGGCCTGCTTCGTGATGTGCCTGGACGCGTCGATCCGCGCGTTCGGCGACGGTTCGACCTCGCTCAGCATCGCCAGCGTCGCGGTCGTCTTCCTCGCCGGCAACGCGCTGGGCTCCGCCGCGCCGACCCCGGGCGGGGTGGGCGCCGTGGAGGCGACCTTGACGGTCGGCCTGATCGCCGTCGGACTGCCGAAGGAGGTCGCGGCCCCCGCGGTGCTGCTCTATCGGCTGCTGACGCTGTGGCTGCCGGTGCTGCCGGGCTGGCTGTTCTTCAACCACCTCACCCGCCGGGGAGCGTTGTAA
- a CDS encoding spherulation-specific family 4 protein, whose amino-acid sequence MPYLTSTTTDTRRTHAGPGVGVPGYAHPLLAPDQWNALARPGTPVHWAVLNVHDGPGSCPDPRCLEAVGQLRNAGVRVLGRLDAAYGRRPSAELMSDAGHYLDWYRVDGFLLRRCPTHREALPAVRRTTAALRALRDESHLVLGHGTHPYPGYADLADQLVTFSGPWNDYRWSQVAEWTAEHPPERFCHFVHGLPRGHLDEALRIARWHGAATVYLTDRTDRGGRVDPWEAMPGYWDEIVSRLGTGVSE is encoded by the coding sequence GTGCCGTATCTGACCTCCACCACCACCGACACCAGACGCACCCACGCGGGCCCCGGCGTCGGTGTTCCGGGCTACGCGCACCCGCTCCTCGCCCCCGACCAGTGGAACGCCCTCGCCCGCCCCGGCACGCCCGTCCACTGGGCCGTCCTCAACGTGCACGACGGTCCCGGGAGCTGCCCCGATCCACGCTGCCTGGAAGCGGTCGGTCAGCTCCGCAACGCGGGCGTCCGCGTCCTCGGCCGGCTCGACGCCGCGTATGGCAGACGCCCCTCCGCCGAGCTGATGTCCGACGCCGGGCACTACCTCGACTGGTACCGCGTCGACGGCTTCCTGCTGCGTCGCTGCCCCACACACCGCGAGGCGCTCCCCGCGGTCCGGCGCACCACCGCCGCGCTCCGTGCCCTCCGTGACGAGAGCCATCTCGTCCTGGGCCACGGCACCCACCCGTACCCCGGCTACGCCGACCTCGCGGACCAACTGGTCACCTTCAGCGGCCCCTGGAACGACTACCGCTGGTCGCAGGTGGCCGAGTGGACCGCCGAGCATCCGCCGGAGCGCTTCTGCCACTTCGTCCACGGACTGCCCCGCGGCCACCTCGACGAAGCTCTGCGCATCGCCCGCTGGCACGGCGCGGCCACGGTCTACCTCACCGACCGCACGGACCGCGGCGGCAGAGTGGACCCCTGGGAGGCGATGCCCGGCTACTGGGACGAGATCGTCTCGCGCCTCGGAACGGGTGTCTCGGAATGA